The Cryptococcus gattii WM276 chromosome B, complete sequence genome has a segment encoding these proteins:
- a CDS encoding uncharacterized protein (Similar to TIGR gene model, INSD accession AAW40846.1), which translates to MSELCPPWAPFFGFAGVTSAMVFSTVGAAYGTSKAGIGIAGLGTFRPDLIMKSLIPVVMSGIIAVYGLVVSVLIAGNISPSEPYSLFAGFVHLAAGLACGFTGLAAGYAIGIVGDACVRAYVYESRVFVSMVLILIFAEVIGLYGLIVALILNTAVGEAVCGVN; encoded by the exons ATGTCTGAATTATGCCCCCCATGGGCTCCATTCTTCGG CTTCGCAGGCGTCACAAGCGCA ATGGTGTTCTCTACAGTCGGAGCAGCTTACGGCACTTCTAAGGCCGGCATAGGAATTGCAGGTTTAGGCACTTTCAG ACCCGATCTTATCATGAAG TCATTAATTCCTGTCGTT ATGTCCGGTA TTATTGCGGTCTATGGTCTCGTTGTGTCAGTACTCATTGCCGGTAACA TCTCCCCTTCTGAACCTTACTCTCTGTTCGCCGGATTCGTCCATCTTGCTGCTGGATTGG CATGTGGTTTCACTGGGTTGGCGGCAGGATATGCTATAGGAATTGTCGGGGATGCT TGTGTGCGCGCATATGTTTATGAGTCAAGAGTGTTTGTTTCAATGGTTCTTATCCTTATTTTTGCCGAAGTTATC GGTCTTTATGGTCTTATTGTAGCTTTGATCCTCAACACAGCTGTCGGAGAAGCCGTCTGCGGGGTTAACTGA